In Styela clava chromosome 10, kaStyClav1.hap1.2, whole genome shotgun sequence, the sequence TCCTACGTCTTAACTTATCAATTACCTTTTGCAATTAGAAAACAATACTCAGCAGTATGCTCATAAAAAGTCCCCACATCAATGTTTACTGATTATTGTCGCTGTAAACTTATTTGCATTTTGTATCAGTTACAATGAGTATCAAAATTGAAGAGACGTAGTATCTCGGTAAATTTTCTTCGTCatgaaaactttttatttgtaAGTAAATTAATGCAAATTATTTACAAACCCGAATAGACAACACTTTACGCAAGAACACTAACAATTAACTGTAATTCAGATGACAATAACGTCTTTTTAcctataatttgtttatgaaTTTCAGGAAAACAACGGAGGGGGTAAGTAGACTAATATGATATTGCCTAGTACGAAGATAATTAAAAACAATCCTAAATAaaactaatattatttttcactttATTGATCGAATAGCTTCTTTTGTgatttttcgttatttacaCTTGATAAGCATGAggtaattatttcaaaaatattgtccTAGACATTATTAATGAGATCAAGAAAAGGGTGCAAGGCCAGGCTGTGAAAATGGGTcagtattttgatttttattcatcttttttggtgatttttagAGGTTTTTCCTAAACAAATTTATTAAGTCACAGTAATCATAAAATTACCCGAGAGAAAACTATGTCATTCTTAGAACTTTATTTATCGGTCGTAAAGGTTTTCATTTggtaaacaatgaaaaaatgtaaataaaatattgctttattCTTTCCCTGGATGAAGGCCTGACAaagcagtatatatatataaacaaaaacttTCTGTTAAGCAAAACAAGCTTAGGGGAAGGTGGGCCACGGTAGCGACGCAAGTTATGGGATGAAATTGGTTTTGAGAGGTTGAAACTAGAATTTTGTCATTTaagtttttgcgtttttctactttagcctttccaacatgacaaaccactgTCTGATATATTTCAACTTTAGTCCactttaaaatattcataacgttggcgtgTTTATGTGCCTTCCTAATCTTGACGTGGGacagtctgaaaatatttgtttcctatggggaacaacgGACCGGGGTTCAGTAGGACATGCTCCACTGGcaacaattcgacagtgtttgatccATTGAGTGATTGGAcgcctagagatgcgttatgttttgtgtaatattaagGTACCTTTtggcccatggcccaatatgaaatatattccagattcaaaaatattttttagatacagattcgaaaaaataaataatttgccTTTGGCCGGAATTAGAAAATTTACTTAAATTTACTTTACTTAAATGCTGgctgtattttaaaaattacaccatcgtttttttttgtttttttttaatgtgcCCCAGGGCCTGTTCGAATGTGCCCTACAAGTGGGGTACAATGGGACACTTGATAGACGTTTTTTGAAGCATTTTAGTGAAAGACGTGTGTCGCTAGGGAATTTTTTAGtcgatgaataaatatatactacatttacccctctctgCATTAGCCGTGCAATGTGAAATGAATGTGCAGAATATAGGGcttaaaatatgcaaaagaaaaaagtgtCTCAAACTTCCCCGCTTTCCCTTACGTAATAACATAGGCATAcatgattattttatattgagttTTTCAGCCCAATGATTTTAAATCCATGTTACGGCAAACAAATAACGTTACATAACATCACCATGAAAGTTACTCGAGAAAAAGTATGATCCATTGCATTTTCCAAAAAATACATGATctaattttgtgttttttttttgccaggAAATTGTGATGTCATGTACAAATCAAAATGCTTCAAATATGTACCAGCCCTTTCTGGTGCTTATTTCAAGTTTGATGCTGCCAAGGGTCTATGTACAGGAATCGGTGGAAAATTTGCCAATATATATGACGTAACCCATTACAAACTGATTGAATCGTACCttcgtacaaaaataaaaccttCGTGGTCCGTGATTTATGTCTGGACTGGTCTATCTTATCAGGTTTGAGGGCAGATATTTTGCTTCTTaacttttgattttttaaactATACTAaacaggggcgtagccaggggtGGTTTTGGGGGTCACAGCTTGAAACGcgttttagaccctcaagactcaATAAACACACAAGTTTTCCggtgtttcgatctaacttggcaaatggAAATTTCAGAACACCCCCCCCTCTTTGAAAGATTCTGAATACGCTCCTGATACTAAACTCACAATTGTGTTTTTTAAAACGCTAGAACTGAAATGTAATAAAGTATATCTCATCAacgaaacattttatttgaaatgttcCGCTATTTGAAATAGCATATAACATTAGTCTTCGTCAAATAAGAAGAAAAACAcctatatttaaatatttactaggcttaaaattataaattaatatttaaatattatcaaataaataaaataacacgTATACGTTTAGAATCAAAAGTTCTTTCTATCTACTGGCGAAGAAGTCACTTTTCCACCTGAATATTGGTATGACCAAACTCCGAAAAACGATCCTACTTGGACAAGAACACATCTGTACGTCAGCAAAGATCTAAACAGCAGTATAAAAGGAATCGCTGTTCCTCCTCCAACTTCTGATGCATATGGAGCACTCTGTGAAATATAAGCACATATGTAGGGACTTAGCTTAACACctttttataaagaaaatatgCAAAACATCTTAGAAAATCGTGTTATTTCCTTACTTACTGCATTCACAGAAAATTTGTTGGAAATTCACACAAATTCTTTTAGCTGGTGTTGTTAAGATATGATTACTTGTATATGGTATTTTAGTTtgatgcatttttatttttatcttataTGAGTTCTCAAGACCTTATAACTTTTCAGTCAATACCATATTTGGTTATTGAAAAATCCCAAGTGGAAAATTTGTCGAGAGTTTCAAAACGGACAAATttcgtcattttttttttacaatatttggaAAATGTCTAATATTATTCAAGTGCGTTATAttattttgagtgtttttctaCATTTTATTCGAAACCACTATCacaaatttaaattgaaaaagatattataaatataacattgaacttgaaaaataaatgtctCATTTTTGTTATTGACGAAGCTATCAGAGGAGGAAAAACTGAACGCCTCAAGGTATTTGGATGCCCTTGAATGGTTGTAAGCAGTTCATAGAAAAGAGCACTGAAAGACAATTCGGAGTTGTTTTTGTCATTTATCTAGGATATGGCAGTCATGGCTCgcgccatgggcgccgtttggacaGGGGCGCAAAACACGCGAAAAGTTCTAAACGtataatgtttcaataaaacttgaaaataaattaaacacgtATTTCTAATTAAATCATATAAAGTCTAATAAAAATGTCAGCCAACGATCAATGCAGTTTGTTCCGTCACTTAGCGCAATTGATGGTGACTTCATAATTCAACATAAATATATACCTAAATTGATACGTTACTGGACAAACTGCACCTCATATTTGCTCTGCTATCGTACTGGAGcgaaaatttatgaatattcgTACAATAAGAGAGAGTGTTTCAAAGCGTGGAAAGAAATTTGAACAATAAAACCGGAATTATTAACGCCGAATTCCATGTACAAATTTAGAAGGAAAGGCAAAAATGAAGTGAGATTCTTAATTGAATATTGCATGGAATAAAGTAGCCTGTCTGGCAGAATGAAAATTTCGCTTTGCGAGGGCACAGAGAATCACTTCAAGCAGATAGCGATTCAAATCTTGGTTGCGTTGCGAGAGGATCTCGGTTTCATTGAAAGACATCCACATTCAACCTCTTGCCAGGTAAACTATTTTGAcattgttgacgaaataaaatactactactactaGGTGTTCCAAATGAATTTATTCACCTTATGTTCGTCTCATCTCACATCTAATGTTCGCAAAAACTTGACCGCATAAATTGAAAAAGCCAAGTAGCAACTATGgtcttatatatatttgactcaACTCCTGACCAGGCGCATCGAGAGCAGGTTTCAGAAGTTGGGAGATATGATGATATAGACTTTGACGAGAAAACAGTGTGTGTCAAAGATTCTTTTCAGGGTTTCCCAATCTCCGGATGGCTTTTGCAAGTTTTGCTAACAGTGGCAGTATCCATAGAAAGTTGCGAGCGATCGTTTagtaaactaaaattaattaTGTCATACCacaaacaaagaaaacaaattttgatgaaatcatTGACAAATTTGCGCCAAGAAAGGCACGAAAAGTACTATTCTAAGATCTTGTTATTGTCCGATCGTCCACTGCTTATTAGGTCGTTACTGAATTGCTTGTTATGTAATTATATTTCGTGGTGGAGAGCAATCAATTTGTAAATGGAAATGGAAAAAAGAAACATGCGAAGTAGGGGCCGCATTTTTAAacctttgccatgggcgccattttacctagatacgccact encodes:
- the LOC120338356 gene encoding uncharacterized protein LOC120338356, with the protein product MKNFWAKIFLLALSVFENFALEKVPDGVCVRKLVNGKLVSVGSCEENNGGDIINEIKKRVQGQAVKMGNCDVMYKSKCFKYVPALSGAYFKFDAAKGLCTGIGGKFANIYDVTHYKLIESYLRTKIKPSWSVIYVWTGLSYQNQKFFLSTGEEVTFPPEYWYDQTPKNDPTWTRTHLYVSKDLNSSIKGIAVPPPTSDAYGALCEI